A stretch of the Ischnura elegans chromosome 5, ioIscEleg1.1, whole genome shotgun sequence genome encodes the following:
- the LOC124159173 gene encoding clavesin-2-like: MSQYSEFTALTEEDEYEWTLSKELSNMAKEELREDESVRTQALSQMRDWIRKNPRIASCRMDSRFLLRFLRFKKFSIPMAQQALERYILLRNVYGYAFENLDALDPAVDELISMGYTFVSPKRDEKGRRVIFYFPGKFDPYKYTNADMCRVHGVVCETLMEDEENQIRGYVHWGDGKGVGFPHLTLFTPKEAVRLAKNGEVTVPMRHKEIYALNIHPSLKFAFDFGMSLAPEKIKNRIKIYTSVEEAQGCIDPQLLPKEYGGVMPMAEMIDLWKRELMEMRSTLLLHDKMKVREELYSESAREGAVRALRAGGLEISCALGSDPTSGITGSFRKLEVD, translated from the exons ATGTCACAATATAGTGAATTTACAGCACTGACAGAAGAGGATGAGTATGAATGGACACTAAGCAAAGAACTCTCAAATATGGCAAAGGAGGAACTTAGAGAAGATGAGAGCGTGAGAACTCAGGCCCTTTCCCAAATGAGAGACTGGATACGAAAAAACCCTCGAATTGCCTCTTGCAGAATGG ATTCTCGATTTCTCCTGCGCTTCCTTCGCTTTAAAAAGTTCAGCATCCCAATGGCTCAACAAGCTCTGGAGCGATACATTTTACTGAGGAATGTTTACGGCTACGCATTTGAGAACCTGGATGCATTGGATCCAGCAGTTGATGAACTCATCTCCATGGG gtACACATTTGTATCCCCAAAGAGAGATGAAAAAGGACGAAGAGTGATATTTTACTTTCCAG GAAAATTCGACCCTTACAAGTACACAAATGCGGATATGTGTCGTGTACACGGTGTTGTATGTGAAACACTAATGGAGGATGAAGAGAATCAGATAAGAGGATATGTTCACTGGGGTGATGGCAAAGGAGTTGGATTTCCCCACTTAACATTATTCACACCTAAAGAGGCTGTTCGACTTGCAAAAAATGGAGAG GTAACTGTTCCAATGCGTCACAAAGAGATCTATGCATTAAACATTCATCCTTCCCTCAAGTTTGCATTTGACTTTGGGATGTCTCTTGCTCCAGAAAAAATCAAGAACAGAATTAAG ATTTACACCTCTGTTGAAGAGGCTCAAGGCTGCATTGATCCACAACTTCTCCCCAAAGAGTATGGAGGTGTAATGCCTATGGCTGAAATGATTG ACCTTTGGAAGAGGGAACTAATGGAAATGAGGAGCACCCTTCTACTACATGACAAGATGAAAGTACGGGAAGAACTATACAGTGAAAGTGCAAGAGAAGGAGCAGTGCGAGCTTTGAGAGCAGGGGGACTCGAGATTTCATGTGCCCTGGGCAGTGACCCAACTTCTGGAATTACTGGAAGTTTTAGGAAACTGGAAGTTGACTAG